The sequence below is a genomic window from Candidatus Binatia bacterium.
ACGTCGACCTGCAATGCCCTTACTGCGCCCGCGCACACCGTACGCTCGAAGACGAAGTGCTCAAGAACTACGGCGACCGGGTGCGCCTGGTGGTTAAACACATGCCGATCGCCAGCATCCATCCGTGGGCGGAAAACGCCGCGCTGGCGGCGGTCTGCGCTCGGCAGCAAAACCCCGATGGTTTCTGGAAACTCTACGACTTCTTCTTCAAGAACCAGAGTGGCATTACGGCCGACAACCTGCGTCAGAAGGCCGTCGGAGCGGCGAAGGATGCCGGACTCGACACGACCCGATTCGAGGCCTGCTTCGACGAGCGAGGCGGGATGGCGGCAATCGGTGCGGACCTCGCGGAGGCGCAGGCGCTCGGTATTCAGTCGACGCCGACTTTCTTCGTCAACGGCCGCCGCCTCGAAGGTGCTTTACCATTCGATACGTTCAAGACAGCCATCGACGCCGCCCTGGCCGCCGTAGCCCCAACACCCTCCCCAAAGGCGGGATGAGGAAGAAGTCCAAACTCGGAAGAGGCAAGTCCCAGGGTCGAAGTCATTCGGAACCGAGCCGCCAGCAGTCAGCCCTCACACCAAGCCCCCAGGTCCCCCAAGCCGCATTCCCGGTGCGTATTTTTCTTGACGAATACTTTCACACGATGGTAGCGACTTAACGATAGTGCGCTTTCTCCCGAGGATCGAGGATTACATGGTTCGACGGCTTGGATGGATTCGCCCGGGGTTGCTGTGCGGGCTCGCATGGATGATCGCACTTGCGGCGGGCTGCGGCGGCGATGCGACCACGAAAGTATCCGAAGAGACCCCGCCACCGCCGGCACCGGCGGTCAGAGGCGCGGTGCTGATGCCGAACGGATCGGTGGCCGCCCTGCCGTCGTCCTTTATGGAACGAATGGGGGAACTGGCGGTAGCGCGCGCGGTGGCGCTCAGCGCCGGCGTGCAGCCGGTGGGGCGAAACGTGGAAGTGCGCCTGCGTCAGTTCGGCATCAACACGATACTCGCGTCAACCAAGACCAACGACCAGGGCCTCTATGGGATAACTCTGCCGAGCGGCGTCAACGAAGCCGCCTGCCCGCCCCTGATGGTCGAAGTCGGCAGCGGGGAATCGTACACGCGGGCCCTCGTGTTCAGCACCACCGAGGTGGTCGATATCGACTTTGCCAGCGAAGCGGCGGTGCGCTTGATCGTCGACGAACTGCGGCGTACCGACGGCAACATCTGTTCCTATGCGCCGGGCGACGTGCGCGAGATCGTCGACATGATCCGCCAGAAGCCCGGGTTCGTCCCCGGCGGGACGGCCAGCGAGGTTAACGACAACGCCGAAGACATCTCGGGCCAGGATAAGGAGATTCGCGCCGCCGTCGCGGCCCCGATCGCCCCGTTCACCCCGACCGCGACACCCGGCCAACCCTCCCCTACACGCACGGCGACTACCGCCGCGTTTACGCCCACGTCGACGATCCCGCCGACGGCCACGGTTCCCCCGACGGCCACGGCCCAACCGACGGTG
It includes:
- a CDS encoding cohesin domain-containing protein; this encodes MVRRLGWIRPGLLCGLAWMIALAAGCGGDATTKVSEETPPPPAPAVRGAVLMPNGSVAALPSSFMERMGELAVARAVALSAGVQPVGRNVEVRLRQFGINTILASTKTNDQGLYGITLPSGVNEAACPPLMVEVGSGESYTRALVFSTTEVVDIDFASEAAVRLIVDELRRTDGNICSYAPGDVREIVDMIRQKPGFVPGGTASEVNDNAEDISGQDKEIRAAVAAPIAPFTPTATPGQPSPTRTATTAAFTPTSTIPPTATVPPTATAQPTVTFTRIPTNTARPTNTAQPTTAAPTNTPVPTNTTVPTNTPAPTNTPVPTNTPVPTDTPVPTATPTNPPTATATVPAVSPQIELGSASGAAGSMVTVPIGLTKNGPAVVTIAPLVFDFDATKLTFGSCASKVSGKNADAGSPSPGRVSLVLAGGLGVMPDGAVAECTFTIAASATGTAALTFVQAGLSDAELNELTATGTNGTVTIAGGGAQPEIALGSASGAAGSMVTVPIGLTKNGPAVVTIAPLVFD
- a CDS encoding DsbA family protein, producing the protein MRGLRSWALWVALCATSGLAACEPVDNPNQPTDAVRQHIEKRVPEYFRKKANLPDSMGVRIVDVRPSAEVPGILSASMELSQNGQTQKYPIVLSRDGRYVLQGKWGDVGVDPYEDNRNKIALAGAPVRGNPEAPVTIVEYVDLQCPYCARAHRTLEDEVLKNYGDRVRLVVKHMPIASIHPWAENAALAAVCARQQNPDGFWKLYDFFFKNQSGITADNLRQKAVGAAKDAGLDTTRFEACFDERGGMAAIGADLAEAQALGIQSTPTFFVNGRRLEGALPFDTFKTAIDAALAAVAPTPSPKAG